The Abditibacteriaceae bacterium sequence TGAGAGACAAGCGCTTTTGTTAAAATCGGGCGCGTTAACGGCGGGAAATTTGCCTGCGAACGCGCCTTTTTTGCGCGCTCAGAGGTTTCCGCTGTCGGGAAGTTCTTCGGGAGTATAAAGTGACAACGGAAAATGACGCATTTGGGCAGCGACTGGCTGTTCGCAAGAAAGGCCGGTTTTGGAAAACGTTGGGAATGCTCACCGCGTTTGTCGGCGTCGCTGCCGGCGGCTATCTGACTTTGACGCACAATGGCCGCATCATTTCTTCGACGACCAAGGACGCAATTCAAACGGCCTACCAGGTGCGCAAGAATCCCGACCTGATTTTTCAGAACGCGGGCGGAGATCACGTTAATATCCTGCTCATTGGGCGCGATACCAACTGGAAAATCGGCAAAGTTTACGACCCGAAAACGAAAACCTATCGGCCCTATCAAGTTAAAGACACGACAACCGCCGCGCGCAGCGACACCATGATAATCGTGTCGCTCGATAAAGTCAAAAACACCATTCGCATGGTTTCGCTCCCGCGCGACGCCAAGGTCTACATTCCCGCAGAAGGTGACGACAGCGGCGTGCATAAGCTCAATGCGGCGCACGCGTTCGGCGGACCGGAACTTTTGCTGCGTACTCTGAAAGAAGAACTCGGCATCACGATTCAGCATTATGCCGTCATTAAGTTTGAGGGTTTCAAAGCGCTGATCGATCAGGTTGGTGGCGTTGACGTTCAGGTCGATGGCGCGCTGAAGAAAGATCGTAACGGTAAGCTTTATCGAGGCGACATCAAATACGATGACAACTGGGGCAACCTGCACATCGATTTGAAGCCGGGAATGCAAGTTCTGGACGGGCAGCAGGCGCACAATTATGTGCGTTTCCGCATGGATTTGGAAGGCGATCCGGGACGTATTCGCCGCCAGCAGCAAGTGATGCGTGCCTTGGCCAAGAAAATCATGAAGGCGCCGCCGCTGCAAATTCCCGGTTTGATTAAAGAAGTGCGCAAGCAATTCGAAACGTCGCTTTCCGACGAAGAAATCGGCAGTGCGGCGATGTATGCCCGAGGCATCGGCGACGCAGCGAAAATTCAGCCGCTGACACTTTTCGGTTCTTATGGAAGGCGCGGCTCGGTAATTTTGAATCGCAAGAAGAACAAGAAGCTGCTCGCCACCATCTTCGGCCCGACGTTTAACGAGGAAAAATATCTTCAGCGTTCGCCGGGAACCAACGGCGACGAAATCGGCGCGACCAACGATACCAACCCGGGCGCGCGTGCTGTGATGATTGAAGCGGGTTTAATCGACCCGACCGATAAGCCCGATGACGCTAGTGATGTCACGAAAGTGCCGGTTCGCACCGAACGCAGCTAAAACACGTTCGCAAACAAAAAGAGTACGGTCGATTTCGACCGTACTCTTTTTTGCAGGTACGGAACGAAAATCGCAAACTGCAGCGAACCTCAAAACTTGTTTCTCAAAGGATTTCTGTGAAAGCCATGATTCTGGCAGCGGGCGTCGGCAGCCGCCTCGACCCGCTCACCCGCAACGTGCCCAAACCGATGGTGCCCATTGTCAATCAACCGGTTATCGAACACCTTGTTCGCCTTCTGGTCAAACATGGTTTTCATGAAATTGCGGCTAACACGCATTATCTCGCAGACCAAATCGAAGGCTATTTCAACGATGGTGCTTCGCTCGGCGCGCAGATGCGTTTCAACCGCGAAGCCGAACTGCTTGGAACAGCCGGAGGCGTCAAGCGCGTCGCCGATTCGTGGAATTTTTTCACCGATGGCGAAACATTCTGCGTCACCGGCGGCGACGATTTTACCGACCTCAACCTGACCGAGATGCTCGATTTCCATCGTGCCAGTGGAGCCGTCGCGACAATTGGACTGGCGAAAGTTGAGGACCCGTCGCAATTCGGCGTCGTCGTTCTTGACGACATGGACAGCGAACGCGGCGGCTCGATCAAGAGCTTTGTGGAAAAGCCGCCCGCTGGAACCGCGCCGAGCAATCTCGTCAACACCGGCGTTTATCTTTTTGAGCCGGAAGTTCTCGACCTGATTCCCGCCGGAAAATTCTATGACTTCGGCAAGGAGCTTTTCCCGCTCCTTTTGGAGCAGGGCAAGCCGTTCTTCGGTTTCAAGACGAACGATTACTGGCGCGATGTCGGAAACCTCGCCGAATATCGCGAAGCCCACCAAGACTTTTTCGCGGGCCAAGTCGATATTCTGCCGAACGTCGAGTTGCACGAAAAAGACATCTGGATTGGCGAAAATTGCACAATTCATCCGACGGCTGTGATTGAAGCGCCGGTCGTCATTGGCCCGAACTGCACGATTGGAGCGCACGCCCGTGTAACCGGCGGCAGTGTTTTAGGCGAAAGTTGTGTATTAGCTGATGGTGCAACTGTGAATCAATCGATCCTGTGGGCGCGTTCGCACGTCGAAGGCTGGACGCACCTCGATA is a genomic window containing:
- a CDS encoding LCP family protein — translated: MTTENDAFGQRLAVRKKGRFWKTLGMLTAFVGVAAGGYLTLTHNGRIISSTTKDAIQTAYQVRKNPDLIFQNAGGDHVNILLIGRDTNWKIGKVYDPKTKTYRPYQVKDTTTAARSDTMIIVSLDKVKNTIRMVSLPRDAKVYIPAEGDDSGVHKLNAAHAFGGPELLLRTLKEELGITIQHYAVIKFEGFKALIDQVGGVDVQVDGALKKDRNGKLYRGDIKYDDNWGNLHIDLKPGMQVLDGQQAHNYVRFRMDLEGDPGRIRRQQQVMRALAKKIMKAPPLQIPGLIKEVRKQFETSLSDEEIGSAAMYARGIGDAAKIQPLTLFGSYGRRGSVILNRKKNKKLLATIFGPTFNEEKYLQRSPGTNGDEIGATNDTNPGARAVMIEAGLIDPTDKPDDASDVTKVPVRTERS
- a CDS encoding NDP-sugar synthase — its product is MILAAGVGSRLDPLTRNVPKPMVPIVNQPVIEHLVRLLVKHGFHEIAANTHYLADQIEGYFNDGASLGAQMRFNREAELLGTAGGVKRVADSWNFFTDGETFCVTGGDDFTDLNLTEMLDFHRASGAVATIGLAKVEDPSQFGVVVLDDMDSERGGSIKSFVEKPPAGTAPSNLVNTGVYLFEPEVLDLIPAGKFYDFGKELFPLLLEQGKPFFGFKTNDYWRDVGNLAEYREAHQDFFAGQVDILPNVELHEKDIWIGENCTIHPTAVIEAPVVIGPNCTIGAHARVTGGSVLGESCVLADGATVNQSILWARSHVEGWTHLDKCIVGFDCHVYSNAAIFGGTIVSPHKK